The nucleotide sequence AATTGTGCTCTAAGAAATTACATGTTATCCACTACTTTAAATAGTGATGGGAATTTTTATACTTTATCAGTTTGGCCTATAATTGATATAATTGAGTTCAATAATTTGAGTGGACTTCGAGTGAAAGGAGTTCTACCTCATCCTTTTGCTGAAATGAATAATAAACTCAAATAGATAAATGTTTTGGAATAAAAACAAATTTTTACTTTCTGATGCTCATTGTCATTTATTAGATTTTGAAGAATTACCAGAAGTCGAAATTCCAACGTTTTGTGTGACCACACGACCAGAGCAATTTTGCGAAGCTCGCAAATTAGCAGCAAACAATTCTTTAATTAGAGCGGGTTTGGGTTTATTCCCACTTTATATAAAAGATGAAGAAGAGGATATATTAGCCTTTGAAAAACAATTAAAAGAAACGCATTTTATTGGCGAAGTTGGTTTAGATTTTACAGTGGACGAAAACGAGCAAGAAAAACAAATTCGCATTTTTGAAAAAATTCTAGATTTGGCTGAAGCTAAAGGTAATTGTGTTTTATCACTTCATTCACGACGCTCTGCAGAGCAAGTAATGAAGATGATAAAAAGCAGAAAAGCTACTTTTATATTGCATTGGTATTCAGGTCCAATTGAACTTCTGGATGAGCTAAGTGACAATATATATTTATCTTTAAATCCGGCGATGATAAAATCACGAACGGGAAAGAAGGTTTTGAGAACAATTGATTTGCAGCACATTTTATTGGAATCTGATGCACCTTATGTAAAAATGAATGATGGTCAAAGTGGTTCATTTTTAAGCACTCGTTTAGTGGATACTTTATCAATACTTAGAGCTAAACCAGCAGCAGAAATATTGAAAATAATCAATAAAAATTACAATGATATTTTTAAATAAATTTACTGATTTTCGAAAAGCTTAAGGTTTTTTTGACCCTAACTAACAAGTTTTATCTTGTGTGCTAAATTACGCGCGAATTTTTTATAAGCGTAAGGAAAGTAATATGTTGAGTTCAAAAGAGATTAGACAAAGTTTTTTTGATTATTTTCAATCTAAAAAACACAGCTTGGTATCGTCGGCAAGTTTAATGCCAGATAGCCCCAACCTCTTGTTTACAAATGCAGGTATGAATCAGTTTGTTCCCATTTTTTTGGGAGAGAAAAAATGTCCCTATACTCCTGGTCGTGCCGTTGATACACAAAAGTGTATTCGTGCTGGTGGTAAGCACAATGATTTAGAAGATGTGGGAATGGATACTTATCACCATACATTTTTTGAGATGTTGGGAAATTGGTCCTTTAATGACTACTTTAAAAAAGAAGCTATTGAATACGCTTGGGAATACTTAACTAAAGTATGTAAGATTCCAAAAGAAAGACTTTACGCAACGGTTTATAGTCCTGACAAATCAATTGGTGATCCAGCTGATTTCGATCAAGAAGCATATGATATTTGGGCTGAAATTTTCAAAGCAGATGGTTTAGATCCTGCAGTCCATATTGTTAATGGCAATAAAGCAGACAACTTTTGGATGATGGGTGAAACCGGTCCTTGTGGTCCTTGCACAGAACTTCATATTGATCTCACTCCAGAGGGTGATACTAAGGGTTCCTTAGTCAATATGGATACAGATAAATGTATCGAAATTTGGAATTTGGTTTTCATTCAAATGAACGCTAATCCCGATGGTTCTTTTTCTGAACTACCGACAAAAAATATCGATACGGGAATGGGCTTTGAACGTTTAGCTTCAATTATTTTAAATACTAAAAAGTTCAGTGATTTTAGCGGAATAATATCTAATTATGAAACGGATATATTTACTCCCATTTTTAATAAATTAAGTGAAATATCTGGTGAAAAATATACTTCTACTCTTCCTCAAAAAAATGAAGAAGGTAATTTTGTAGCCGCAAATGATCAAGAAATGGTTGATATTGCCTTTCGCGTTATAGCTGATCATATTCGTACACTCTCATTTTCAATTGCCGATGGAATTCAACCAGGAAATGGCGATAGAAACTATGTATTACGTCGAATACTTAGACGTGCAGTTCGCTATGGTAGAACAATAGGTTTAAGTAAACCTTTCTTTTATCAATTAGTTGATACACTAGCCGATCAAATGGGCGAAATTTTCCCTGAATTAGCTAAAGGTCGTCAACATATTAAAACTGTTATAAAAAGTGAAGAAGAAGCTTTTAATAGAACTTTAGATCGTGGCATTAATCTTTTTGAAACTGAAATAGCTAAACTCTCAAAAGGCGATTGTATTTCAGGTGCTTTTGCTTTCCGTTTAGCAGATGAACAGGGTTTCCCACTTGATTTAACAGAGCTTATGGCCCGAGAACAAGGTTTTAAAGTTGATGTTGCAGGTTTTGAAAAACTCATGGATGAGCAAAGAAATCGTGCTCGTGCAGCGCAAAAGAAAGAAATTATTTCTTTATCAGAAATCAAAACTTCTGAGCCAACTAAATTTTTAGCTTATCAAAAAGAAAGCTCAAATGAGGCCCAAGTTAAAGAAGTTATAAAAATGAAAAATGGCTTAGCAGTGATTTTTGATTCATCAGTTTGTTATCCTGAAATGGGTGGTCAGCTTGGTGATAGCGGAACAATTGCTGCCGGTGGAAAACTTTATACGATTAGAGATACTCAAAAAAGTGGTGATGCCACACTTCATTACTTAGAAGGTGATGAAGCCCCTGAAGAAGGTGAATATGTAGTAGTCTCTTATGATGTTGAACGTCGTAATAAAATCAGAAGAAATCACACAGCAACTCACTTACTTCACAAAGCACTACAAGATTTATTAGGTGAGCATGTAGAACAGAAAGGTTCTTTAGTGGCTGCTGATTATTTGCGTTTTGATTTTTCTCATCACCAAGGTTTAAAAGCTAAAGAAATTGAGAAATTAGAAATTCTAATAAACGAAAAAATTATTGAGAGTTCTCTTGTAGAAACTCATTTAAAAAACATTGACGAAGCCAAAGAAATGGGTGCAATGGCCCTCTTTGGTGAAAAATATGATAATGATGTTCGCGTTGTAGAAATCGGTGATTTTTCTTTGGAGCTTTGCGGTGGTACTCACGTAAGTAATACCGGAGAAATTGGTTTATTTAAAATTACTTCTGAAGGTTCTGTTTCTGCAGGTATTCGCCGTATTGAAGCTATTACCGGTATGGATGCAGTCAAAAATGCTCTTAATACTAATAAGCTTTTACAAAACTTAGCTGGCGACCTTAAGTGTAAAGTTGAATTAATACCTGAAAGACTTACTAAGCTATCCAGTAACGTTAAAAGTCTTCAAAAGGAACTAGATGAGGCTAAGTCTAAGTTAGTGGCTTTAGAAGCCGATTCTTTACTTGAGAAAGTAGAAGAAATTAACGGTATAAAAGTCCTAATGTTGAAAGTAGATAATGATGCAGATACTCTCAAAAATATGACTCATAGTCTTCGTAAAAAAATTGGTTCTGGAATTGTTGTTTTTGCTTCTTCCGCAAATGGCAAAGTCGTTTTAACTAGTGGTGTTTCGGATGACTTAACAAAAAAAGGCTTCAAAGCTGGTGAGATAGTAAGTATCGCAGCTAAACAAGTTGGTGGTGGAGGCGGTGGTGCCCCTACTTTCGCTCAAGCAGGCGGACGTATGCCCGAAGCAATTCCTTCAGCTTTTAAAGCCGTTAGAGAGCTTATAGAGAGTAAGTAAAACTGTTTTTATATAGTTAATGAAAAAGCCGAGTTATTTAACTCGGCTTTTTTGTGCTCATACAAGAATCAGCAAAGCTTTCAAATTTAGTAAGCCTGTAAGTATGGTAGCTAAACAATTGATATATGTATAATCTATATGGATCCTACCCTAGGACTTTTAAGTATACGATTATCCATTAAAAGGGGCAAAGCCCTTTAGTCGCCTGGTCAAGGATTGGCAAATCCTTGCTGGGGGAGCTAGAGGGGGACAGCGTCCCTCTCTTATGCGAAGCATCATACCCTTAATTATGGTTAATCGTGTTCAAGTATGCAATATTTGAGTGTAATACGGCCAAAGAAAAAGCCGAGTTATTCACTCGGCTTTTCAAATAATTCGATTTAGAGCTTTAGCTTAAGACTTCAGCTTTTTCATCAACAGTATTAATGAGTTTCTGATTTTTCTTTTCTAAAGACTTCTCTTTAGTTTTAAAATCTTTAACAATGATGTCGACTTTCTCTAAGTTATCGATGCCTAACTTTTCAGATACTTGTTGAAAAACAATGTCATGTAAAGTTTTAACTGTTTCAGTAACATTAGCAGCTGGAGGAACAGATATATAAACCGTGAGG is from Lentisphaera profundi and encodes:
- a CDS encoding TatD family hydrolase; protein product: MFWNKNKFLLSDAHCHLLDFEELPEVEIPTFCVTTRPEQFCEARKLAANNSLIRAGLGLFPLYIKDEEEDILAFEKQLKETHFIGEVGLDFTVDENEQEKQIRIFEKILDLAEAKGNCVLSLHSRRSAEQVMKMIKSRKATFILHWYSGPIELLDELSDNIYLSLNPAMIKSRTGKKVLRTIDLQHILLESDAPYVKMNDGQSGSFLSTRLVDTLSILRAKPAAEILKIINKNYNDIFK
- the alaS gene encoding alanine--tRNA ligase, whose amino-acid sequence is MLSSKEIRQSFFDYFQSKKHSLVSSASLMPDSPNLLFTNAGMNQFVPIFLGEKKCPYTPGRAVDTQKCIRAGGKHNDLEDVGMDTYHHTFFEMLGNWSFNDYFKKEAIEYAWEYLTKVCKIPKERLYATVYSPDKSIGDPADFDQEAYDIWAEIFKADGLDPAVHIVNGNKADNFWMMGETGPCGPCTELHIDLTPEGDTKGSLVNMDTDKCIEIWNLVFIQMNANPDGSFSELPTKNIDTGMGFERLASIILNTKKFSDFSGIISNYETDIFTPIFNKLSEISGEKYTSTLPQKNEEGNFVAANDQEMVDIAFRVIADHIRTLSFSIADGIQPGNGDRNYVLRRILRRAVRYGRTIGLSKPFFYQLVDTLADQMGEIFPELAKGRQHIKTVIKSEEEAFNRTLDRGINLFETEIAKLSKGDCISGAFAFRLADEQGFPLDLTELMAREQGFKVDVAGFEKLMDEQRNRARAAQKKEIISLSEIKTSEPTKFLAYQKESSNEAQVKEVIKMKNGLAVIFDSSVCYPEMGGQLGDSGTIAAGGKLYTIRDTQKSGDATLHYLEGDEAPEEGEYVVVSYDVERRNKIRRNHTATHLLHKALQDLLGEHVEQKGSLVAADYLRFDFSHHQGLKAKEIEKLEILINEKIIESSLVETHLKNIDEAKEMGAMALFGEKYDNDVRVVEIGDFSLELCGGTHVSNTGEIGLFKITSEGSVSAGIRRIEAITGMDAVKNALNTNKLLQNLAGDLKCKVELIPERLTKLSSNVKSLQKELDEAKSKLVALEADSLLEKVEEINGIKVLMLKVDNDADTLKNMTHSLRKKIGSGIVVFASSANGKVVLTSGVSDDLTKKGFKAGEIVSIAAKQVGGGGGGAPTFAQAGGRMPEAIPSAFKAVRELIESK